The Chloroflexaceae bacterium sequence AGACCCGGTTTCCTGTGCCTTGTGAACGGGGCAATCGCCGTGCTACAATTGGTTTCAAATCTCTTCCATTGGCCCATACGCTACCCATCGCCGATCCTGGCCCCCTCCACGGCCTGGCCCGATCAGGGTATCTTGATGGGCCGCAACTCACCGTGGAGACGAGGCATCTATGTCAGAGTTAAAAGATAAACTGGTGCTCGTGGTTGACGACGAGGCGCGGATGGTCAATTTTATGCGCCTCAACCTCGAACTGGAGGGTATGCGCGTCGCCACGGCGGCCAATGGGCGCGAGGCCCTCGAACGGGTGCGCGAGGATATGCCCGATGTCGTCTTGCTCGACGTAATGATGCCGGTAATGGACGGCTTCGAAACCCTGCGCCGCATCCGCCAGTTTTCGCAGGTGCCGGTGCTGATGCTCACCGCCAAGGATGAGGAAGAGGATCGGGTGCGCGGCCTGGAACTGGGCGCCGACGATTACATCGGCAAGCCCTTCAGCCACCGCGAACTGGTCAGCCGCATCAAGGCGGTCCTCCGGCGCCATTATGCTACTCCTCCTGTGCCGCAGACTCTGGTTAAGGTGGACGACCGGCTGAGCATT is a genomic window containing:
- a CDS encoding response regulator transcription factor — its product is MSELKDKLVLVVDDEARMVNFMRLNLELEGMRVATAANGREALERVREDMPDVVLLDVMMPVMDGFETLRRIRQFSQVPVLMLTAKDEEEDRVRGLELGADDYIGKPFSHRELVSRIKAVLRRHYATPPVPQTLVKVDDRLSIDFARREVLVDGKRVNLRPTEYRLLYHLVQNAGYVQTHEMLLTKVWGPEYREESHYLRLYITYLRQKIEEDPANPRYILTERGVGYRFVDFEHKPT